One window of Salmo salar chromosome ssa11, Ssal_v3.1, whole genome shotgun sequence genomic DNA carries:
- the hnrnpul1l gene encoding heterogeneous nuclear ribonucleoprotein U-like 1 like (The RefSeq protein has 1 substitution compared to this genomic sequence), with amino-acid sequence MSGINVKKLKVNELKEELQQRGLDTRGLKADLVIRLQSALEAEAAGEEGGPPTADAGGDEEHDIGADGDDYSDEVKDDGEEDQDGEDDEVHFVPQAKEEKFNEEKGDGEQSEDEQEEDSRDGAQEDSREGAQVLEPERAEPEMEEPEPPQPEPVQPEPPQPEAMKPEPVQPKPVEPASIEPEAKHVEMSEIKPDEFVMKAELKKEADEPQQQEQLKKEPKQPEEHLPDAANECEAMEAEQVSQAKTEDDRCNRKRPYDEGRGYGYYEHREERRARSPQPPAEEEEEDFDDTLVAIDTYNCDLHFKVSRDRYSGYPLTIEGFAYLWSGARASYGVNKGQVCFEMKINEEISVKHLPSSEPDPHVVRIGWSLDTCNTQLGEEQFSYGYGGTGKKSSNCKFEDYGEKFCENDVLGCYIDFDSGDEVEMAFSKNGKWLDVAFRVSREELAKQPLFPHVLVKNCAIEFNFGQKEEPFFPLPEGYTFIQNVPLENRIRGTVGPATKADCELLMMVGLPASGKTTWASKHATEHPAKKYNILGTNAIMEKMKVMGLRRQKNYAGRWDVLIQQATQCLNRLIQIAARKKRNYILDQTNVYGSAQRRKMRPFEGFQRKAIVICPTDEDLKERTLKRTDEEGKDVPDHAVLEMKANFVLPEAGEFLDNVTFIELQKEEADTLVKQYNEEGRKAGPPPDKRFDNRQGGFRGRDAPYQRYDNRGGSQGGRGGYQSRGGPQGGNFRGGYNRGGYQQNRWGGNRDGAAGGQHGYNRNQQSGGSYNQHRQGQYNKGATGSYSQGQPQTYNQGYNQGYNQGNYNQGYNYGNYSQYPGYSQSYSQTPAAPAAAAAAPAATGQTYSQQQQNYNQQYQQYAQQWQQYYQNQSQWNQYYSQYGNYGNYSQGSQGSQGTQ; translated from the exons ATGAGTGGAATCAATGTGAAGAAGCTCAAAGTCAACGAGCTGAAAGAGGAACTTCAGCAGCGAGGCCTGGATACTCGTGGGCTGAAGGCGGATCTTGTCATAAGGTTGCAATCAGCACTTGAGGCCGAGGCTGCAGGTGAAGAGGGCGGGCCACCGACTGCTGATGCTGGGGGGGATGAGGAACACGATATTGGCGCAGATGGCGACGACTACTCAGATGAAG TTAAAGATGATGGGGAAGAAGACCAAGATGGCGAGGACGATGAAGTACAGTTTGTCCCGCAGGCTAAAGAAGAAAAGTTTAATGAGGAGAAAGGTGATGGTGAACAGAGTGAAGATGAGCAGGAAGAAGACAGCCGGGATGGGGCACAGGAAGACAGCCGAGAAGGGGCACAGGTGTTAGAACCAGAGAGAGCAGAACCAGAGATGGAGGAACCAGAGCCACCACAACCAGAACCTGTGCAGCCAGAGCCACCACAACCAGAGGCTATGAAACCTGAACCGGTGCAACCAAAGCCAGTGGAACCAGCATCAATTGAGCCTGAAGCAAAGCATGTGGAGATGTCTGAAATTAAGCCAG ATGAGTTTGTGATGAAAGCAGAGTTGAAAAAAGAGGCAGATGAACCTCAGCAGCAGGAGCAGTTGAAGAAGGAGCCAAAGCAGCCAGAGGAACATCTTCCAGATGCTGCCAATGAATGCGAGGCCATGGAGGCTGAGCAGGTGAGCCAAGCCAAAACGGAGGATGACCGATGCAACCGTAAGAGGCCATACGATGAAGGCCGTGGCTATGGCTATTATGAACACCGAGAGGAAAGAAG GGCACGTTCTCCACAGCCCCcagcagaggaagaggaagaagatttTGATGACACTCTTGTGGCTATTGATACGT ATAATTGCGATCTGCACTTCAAGGTATCACGTGACCGGTATAGTGGATACCCGCTCACCATCGAAGGTTTTGCATACCTGTGGTCAGGTGCACGAGCTTCCTATGGCGTCAACAAAGGGCAAGTCTGCTTTGAAATGAAG ATAAACGAGGAGATCTCTGTGAAGCACCTTCCCAGCAGTGAGCCTGATCCACATGTAGTGCGCATTGGCTGGTCCTTGGATACCTGCAACACCCAGCTCG GTGAAGAACAATTCTCTTATGGCTATGGAGGAACTGGCAAGAAATCTTCAAATTGTAAATTTGAGGATTACGGGGAAAAGTTTTGTGAAAATGATGTCCTTGGATGCTACATT GACTTCGATAGTGGTGATGAAGTGGAGATGGCGTTCTCAAAGAACGGCAAGTGGCTGGATGTGGCCTTCCGTGTGTCACGGGAGGAGTTAGCTAAACAGCCACTCTTTCCCCACGTTCTTGTGAAGAACTGTGCAATTGAATTTAACTTTGGCCAGAAAGAGGAACCCTTCTTCCCCCTGCCCGAGGGATACACCTTCATTCAAAACGTCCCTCTGGAAAACAGGATACGGGGAACAGTTGGGCCTGCAACCAAGGCTGACTGTGAG CTCTTGATGATGGTTGGCCTGCCTGCATCTGGGAAAACCACCTGGGCCTCAAAGCACGCGACAGAGCACCCTGCAAAGAAATACAACATCCTGGGCACCAATGCCATAATGGAGAAGATGAAG GTGATGGGACTGCGTCGTCAGAAGAACTATGCTGGTCGCTGGGATGTCCTGATCCAGCAGGCCACACAGTGTCTGAACAGGTTGATCCAGATCGCTGCCCGCAAGAAGCGTAACTACATCCTGGATCAG ACAAATGTATATGGATCAGCCCAGAGACGAAAAATGCGTCCTTTTGAAGGTTTTCAACGCAAGGCTATTGTAATTTGTCCCACGGACGAGGATTTAAAAGAGCGAACGTTAAAGCGAACTGATGAGGAAGGGAAGGATGTGCCCGATCATGCCGTATTAGAAATGAAAG CCAACTTTGTGCTCCCAGAAGCTGGTGAGTTTCTTGACAACGTGACCTTCATCGAGCTTCAAAAAGAAGAGGCTGACACGCTGGTGAAGCAGTACAACGAGGAGGGCCGCAAGGCCGGCCCACCCCCTGACAAACGCTTCGACAACCGCCAAGGAGGTTTCCGTGGTCGCGATGCACCTTATCAGCGCTATGACAACCGTGGTGGCTCTCaaggaggaaggggaggttaCCAGAGTCGTGGTGGACCCCAAGGTGGCAACTTCAGAGGAG GCTATAACCGTGGAGGCTACCAGCAGAACCGTTGGGGAGGCAACCGTGATGGCGCAGCAGGAGGGCAACATGGCTACAACCGCAACCAACAATCTGGAGGGAGCTACAATCAACACCGCCAAGGACAATATAACAAGGGAGCCACTGGCAGTTACAGCCAAGGACAG CCACAGACATACAATCAGGGCTACAATCAAGGCTACAATCAAGGCAACTACAACCAGGGTTACAACTACGGCAACTACAGCCAGTACCCAGGT